A single genomic interval of Camelina sativa cultivar DH55 chromosome 11, Cs, whole genome shotgun sequence harbors:
- the LOC104722395 gene encoding uncharacterized protein LOC104722395, with the protein MDHHTVCKQQVQPVVRKAKKKHVKDEFDRVKQAEKKKRRLEKALATSAAIRAELEKKKQKRLEEQQRLDEEGAAIAEAVALHVLLGEEDSDDSSPRVMLSEEKGFTVDLFRDERTSFAPRQRCASYVVIGGIVFVSNGYGLGDSNWSVSYKPFVKDVWDNNMGISADLIAAQAVSSLQISENADENSLFFETMFRG; encoded by the coding sequence TAAGAAGAAACATGTTAAAGATGAATTTGATCGTGTCAAACAAgctgagaagaaaaagagacgtCTGGAGAAAGCTCTTGCTACTTCTGCAGCCATCCGGGCtgagcttgagaagaagaagcagaagagattGGAAGAACAACAAAGGTTAGATGAAGAAGGGGCTGCCATTGCTGAGGCTGTTGCTCTTCACGTCCTACTGGGCGAAGAAGACTCTGATGATTCATCTCCTCGAGTCATGCTTAGCGAGGAAAAGGGTTTCACAGTGGATCTGTTTAGAGATGAAAGGACCAGCTTTGCTCCTCGCCAAAGATGCGCTAGCTATGTAGTTATAGGAGGAATTGTGTTTGTGTCAAACGGTTATGGACTAGGAGATAGTAACTGGTCAGTGTCATATAAGCCTTTCGTGAAGGATGTTTGGGATAACAACATGGGAATATCTGCGGATTTGATTGCTGCTCAGGCTGTTTCATCACTACAGATTTCTGAGAACGCTGATGAgaactctcttttctttgaaACAATGTTCCGGGGATGA
- the LOC104722393 gene encoding deSI-like protein At4g17486, with amino-acid sequence MTEVVLHIYDVTNSGSEKTNNTIVQINRFFKDGIGLGGIFHSALQVYGDDEWSYGYCEQGTGVFSCPSGKNPMYTYREKIVLGKTDCTIFMVNQMLRELSREWPGHTYDLLSKNCNHFCDLLCDKLGVPKIPGWVNRFANAGDTALEVAGNTAMRMKQAKTELVSASKVAYRFLSNVTSNVTNGSNGSPQRTGTLNNSDNGNFKLQGSWFKGILNTAKPSTSTEIGHKDEDANHAITNQKKQSRDSDVLLF; translated from the exons atgACGGAGGTTGTTCTTCACATATACGATGTGACCAACAGTGGATCTGAGAAGACTAACAACACCATTGTTCAGATCAATAGGTTCTTTAAAGACGGGATCGGTCTAGGCGGTATATTCCACAGCGCTCTTCAG GTATATGGAGATGATGAATGGTCTTACGGGTATTGTGAACAAGGAACTGGTGTGTTCAGCTGTCCCAGTGGCAAGAATCCAATGTACACTTATCGTGAGAAAATTGTCCTTGGGAAGACAGATTGCACAATCTTCATGGTGAATCAGATGTTGCGTGAGCTCAGCAGGGAATGGCCAGGACACACTTAtgatttgttgtcaaaaaaCTGCAATCACTTCTGCGATTTACTCTGTGACAAGCTTGGTGTGCCAAAGATCCCAG GTTGGGTGAATCGTTTTGCCAATGCTGGTGACACAGCCTTGGAAGTGGCAGGAAACACGGCAATGCGG ATGAAGCAAGCCAAAACAGAACTTGTGTCAGCTAGTAAAGTGGCTTATCGCTTCCTCTCAAATGTTACCTCGAACGTGACCAATGGGTCCAATGGCTCTCCACAGCGAACCGGAACTCTCAACAATTCAGATAATGGGAACTTCAAACTGCAAGGTAGTTGGTTCAAAGGCATACTTAACACTGCCAAACCCTCCACAAGTACAGAGATAGGGCACAAAGATGAAGATGCAAACCATGCAATCACCAATCAGAAAAAACAAAGCAGGGACTCTGATGTTCTACTGTTTTAG
- the LOC104722392 gene encoding uncharacterized protein LOC104722392 — protein MDHHTVCKQQVQPVVRKAKKKHGKDEFDRIKQAEKKKRRLEKALATSAAIRAELEKKKQKRLEEQQRLDEEGAAIAEAVALHVLLGEEDSDDSSPVNIGRQGKGFKMDLFRDEKSNLLPRQSCASYAVQGIGFMSSGYGYGLGDSHWSPFTRDSWDNNMGISADLIAAQAVSSLQISENADGNAFVFNGMFRG, from the coding sequence ATGGATCATCATACGGTGTGCAAGCAGCAAGTTCAGCCTGTCGTTAGGAAAGCTAAGAAGAAACATGGTAAAGATGAATTTGATCGTATCAAACAagccgagaagaagaagagacgttTGGAGAAAGCTCTTGCTACTTCTGCAGCCATCCGGGCTGAGcttgaaaagaagaagcagaagagattGGAAGAACAACAAAGGTTAGATGAAGAAGGGGCTGCCATTGCTGAGGCTGTTGCTCTTCACGTCCTCCTGGGCGAAGAAGACTCTGATGATTCATCTCCGGTCAATATTGGCCGCCAAGGAAAAGGTTTCAAGATGGATCTGTTTAGAGATGAAAAAAGCAACCTTCTTCCTCGCCAAAGCTGCGCTAGCTATGCGGTTCAAGGGATTGGGTTTATGTCAAGTGGTTATGGCTATGGCCTTGGAGACAGTCATTGGTCGCCATTCACCAGGGATTCTTGGGATAACAACATGGGCATATCAGCTGATTTGATTGCTGCTCAGGCTGTCTCATCGCTGCAGATATCTGAAAACGCTGACGGGAACGCCTTTGTGTTTAATGGGATGTTCCGGGGATGA
- the LOC104722396 gene encoding uncharacterized protein LOC104722396 has protein sequence MAEVVLHIYDVTNSGSEKTNNTIVQINRFFKDGIGLGGIFHSAIQVYGNDEWSYGYCEQGTGVFSCPSGKNPMYTYREKIVLGKTDCTPFMVNQMLRELSREWPGHTYDLLSKNCNHFCDLLCDKLGVPKIPGWVNRFANAGDTALEVAGNTAMRVKQAKTELVSASKVAYRFLSNVTSNITNGSNGSNGSPQRSGTLNNSDNGNFRLQGSWLKGLLNTAKPSTSTEIGNKEEDPNHIITNQKKQTRDSDVLLFQ, from the exons ATGGCGGAGGTTGTTCTGCACATATACGATGTGACCAACAGTGGATCGGAGAAGACTAACAACACCATTGTTCAGATCAATAGGTTCTTTAAGGATGGGATCGGTCTAGGCGGTATATTCCACAGCGCTATTCAG GTATATGGTAATGATGAATGGTCGTACGGGTATTGTGAACAAGGAACTGGTGTATTCAGCTGTCCTAGTGGCAAGAATCCAATGTACACGTATCGTGAGAAAATTGTTCTTGGAAAGACAGATTGCACACCCTTCATGGTGAATCAAATGTTGCGTGAACTCAGCAGGGAATGGCCAGGACACACTTATGATTTGCTGTCAAAAAATTGCAATCACTTCTGCGATTTACTCTGTGACAAGCTTGGTGTGCCAAAGATCCCAG GTTGGGTGAATCGTTTTGCCAATGCTGGTGACACAGCCTTGGAAGTGGCAGGAAACACAGCTATGCGG GTAAAGCAAGCCAAAACTGAACTTGTGTCAGCTAGTAAAGTGGCTTATCGCTTCCTTTCAAATGTTACCTCGAACATAACCAATGGTTCAAATGGCTCCAATGGATCTCCACAACGATCGGGAACTCTCAACAATTCAGACAACGGGAACTTTAGACTGCAAGGTAGTTGGTTGAAAGGGCTACTTAATACTGCCAAACCCTCCACCAGTACAGAGATAGGGAACAAAGAGGAAGATCCAAACCACATAATCACGAATCAGAAAAAACAAACCAGGGACTCTGATGTTCTACTATTTCAGTAG
- the LOC104722397 gene encoding protochlorophyllide-dependent translocon component 52, chloroplastic has translation MEAALAPCAVPSSRILRTKHRFRCSFSNPKLPILPNSLIIRGKPSRFTTSVSSPTSSSTATPTNSPPESDTGFESGSDKFDWYANWYPVMPICDLDKKVPHGKKVMGIDLVVWWDRNEKLWKVMDDACPHRLAPLSDGRIDQSGRLQCVYHGWCFNGSGDCKLIPQAPLDGPPVHTFKQACVAVYPSIVQHDIIWFWPNSDPKFKNIAETNKPPYIPELEDPSFTKLMGNRDIPYGYDVLVENLMDPAHVPYAHYGLMRLPTPKEKIDREGGRPLEINVKKQDSKGFFSKQEWGYSNFIAPCVYRSSSDPLPEQENEYPAPAASDKAASSKRRLSLIFICIPVSPGRSRLIWTFPRNFGVFIDKIVPRWMFHIGQNTILDSDLHLLHVEERKILERGPKNWQKVCFIPTKSDANVVTFRRWFNKYSNAHVDWRGKYDPSLLPPTPPREQLFDRYWSHVQNCSSCKKAHIYLNALEVILQIASVAMIGVMAVMKQTALSNVARIAVLVAAILSFATSKWLSHFIYKTFHYHDYNHALV, from the exons ATGGAAGCTGCTCTTGCTCCATGCGCTGTTCCATCCTCTCGAATCCTCAGAACCAAACATCGATTCAGATGTTCCTTCTCCAATCCAAAACTACCCATTCTTCCTAATTCCCTAATCATCCGCGGCAAACCAAGTCGGTTTACAACCTCAGTATCATCACCAACGTCATCATCAACCGCTACACCAACGAATTCGCCGCCGGAATCTGACACCGGATTCGAATCCGGGTCGGATAAGTTCGACTGGTACGCTAATTGGTACCCGGTGATGCCAATTTGCGATCTTGACAAGAAGGTTCCACATGGGAAGAAAGTTATGGGGATTGATTTGGTGGTTTGGTGGGACAGGAACGAGAAGCTATGGAAAGTGATGGATGATGCTTGTCCTCATCGTCTTGCTCCTTTGTCTGATGGAAGGATTGATCAATCCGGGAGGTTGCAGTGTGTTTACCATGGATGGTGTTTTAATGGATCCGGTGACTGTAAACTCATTCCTCAAGCTCCTCTTGATGGACCTCCG GTTCACACTTTCAAGCAAGCTTGTGTAGCTGTTTATCCAAGTATTGTGCAGCATGACATCATTTGGTTTTGGCCTAACAGTGATCcaaagtttaaaaacattgctGAAACCAACAAGCCTCCTTACATCCCAGAGTTAGAAGACCCATCATTCACTAAGTTGATGGGTAATCGTGATATTCCTTATGG GTACGATGTGTTGGTGGAAAACCTCATGGATCCGGCTCATGTTCCCTATGCACATTATGGACTGATGCGGCTTCCAACCCCAAAAG AAAAGATTGACAGAGAAGGGGGAAGACCACTCGAAATTAACGTTAAGAAACAAGACAGCAAAGGGTTCTTTTCAAAACAAGAATGGGGTTATTCTAATTTTATTGCACCATGTGTCTATCGCTCTTCCTCAGACCCTCTACCGGAGCAGGAAAATGAGTATCCTGCACCAGCTGCATCTGATAAG GCGGCATCCTCAAAGCGCAGGTTGTCTTTGATCTTTATATGTATTCCGGTCAGCCCAGGTCGCAGTAGGCTGATATGGACGTTCCCGAGGAATTTTGGTGTATTTATTGATAAGATTGTACCTAGATGGATGTTCCACATTGGTCAAAACACAATTCTAGACTCAGATTTGCACCTCCTTCATGTTGAG GAGCGGAAGATACTGGAGAGGGGCCCTAAAAACTGGCAAAAAGTTTGCTTTATCCCAACGAAATCAGACGCCAATGTGGTTACATTCAGGAGATGGTTTAACAAGTATAGCAATGCTCACGTCGACTGGAGAGGAAAGTATGatccatctcttcttcctcctacgCCTCCTAGAGAACAGCTCTTCGACAG GTATTGGTCGCATGTTCAGAACTGCAGCAGCTGCAAGAAAGCTCACATATATCTCAATGCGCTAGAGGTGATCTTACAAATCGCATCTGTTGCGATGATCGGAGTTATGGCCGTGATGAAGCAAACCGCATTGTCAAATGTGGCAAGAATTGCGGTGCTTGTGGCGGCTATTTTAAGTTTTGCGACTTCGAAGTGGCTATCACACTTCATTTACAAGACATTCCATTACCATGACTACAACCATGCTCTTGTTTGA
- the LOC104722398 gene encoding uncharacterized protein LOC104722398, whose translation MNRRGWDCTKTMTSIGSVEVKATIDTGLPWKVVAKGSRSSTRRTKKQVARAAAPDIETENKSSAGAAPEGDSESEKLGVSVLGQHFAERVEHVPIKKRRFMVPPPSPLKKSSARGEGSQHRAEINHALPVSRLNPNLMGRKTEEISDDKPDCSSHDFSGIKILAEVACSSGMSSDIASLVDGQPVEPVQQQDGLTLSAHVEGNDSSSGTVDVSGKDTTIESSDKVGEGKSEILVPQKVLIDTLGNASTADLSEEHHSIVASSGMIEAQNISIAISNESSTERPKETMEADDSGNLAPQSETATVSENLSDDERTGKGKSTECLTDDRLHWDLNLPTDAWGQPCDVVDKVTRRYSDGEVTESVTENGHVDGGKDYAAGLIASDVHMNSPSPSGAKAEASTRNGKECQSGYDSQFEDGELREPYPWEENEGDSGDVEQVDYGSEPENERFYSLAEINENKLEDVEKGILPETKCVAVKCDSGNVREGSSDVEKHVVVCMNDSHSKGSSPSRSFGSKQYKELPSHESIQRRRPYNYEESNERDVGPNKFGRDRSGMPMRSRSPVRGQYGGWNTKRRFSPPNYKGGPYGFGRPRHKTAEDDRVMMNGFDQPGPGPGPHGYVRRQFSNGGYRGRFSRFPDGGGTRDFRGVDRPFPPGDANDYPSRMHNNRMNNRRDRSNSPPVFRRMHDPQSRSRSRSRSPGSWNGRNRSPPGFRGDDNRMERVRMPFQKRFPVDQEMGFMSPPRNQRNSRFFDGRNNDGGGENHHNNLRGRKSPPGRSFRPEQRFDNIRRVNSENNHFRPFMRHNNNNRRFGDGGGSRGGGCKYEGAEEEKNGNRYEMVHRPPHPPRRLEAMEDDGDNIRRFRLNAEQQQQQQQHSVVSINNDNNGAS comes from the exons ATGAACCGACGTGGATGGGACTGCACTAAAACTATGACAAGCATTGGCAGTGTTGAGGTTAAGGCTACCATTGATACTGGTCTTCCTTGGAAAGTGGTGGCCAAAGGTAGTAGGAGTTCCACTAGGCGTACTAAGAAACAAGTTGCACGAGCTGCAGCCCCAGATATTGAGACAGAAAACAAAAGTTCCGCTGGTGCAGCACCAGAAGGGGATTCAGAATCGGAAAAG CTTGGCGTTTCTGTTCTAGGCCAGCATTTCGCAGAAAGAGTAGAGCATGTTCCAATTAAGAAACGGAGGTTTATGGTTCCCCCTCCATCACCTTTGAAAAAGTCCTCTGCTCGTGGCGAAGGCTCGCAGCATCGTGCAGAGATCAACCATGCTCTGCCTGTTTCTAGGTTGAACCCTAATCTAATGGGACGGAAAACAGAAGAAATCTCCGATGATAAGCCCGATTGCAGCAGTCATGACTTCTCTGGTATTAAGATACTTGCAGAAGTTGCTTGCAGTAGTGGTATGAGTAGTGATATTGCATCCCTAGTAGACGGTCAGCCTGTTGAACCTGTTCAGCAGCAAGATGGTTTGACCTTATCTGCTCATGTGGAAGGTAATGATTCATCATCTGGCACTGTTGATGTCTCTGGGAAAGATACTACGATTGAATCCAGTGACAAAGTTGGGGAAGGCAAGAGCGAAATCTTAGTGCCTCAAAAAGTTCTGATTGATACTTTGGGTAATGCTTCGACTGCTGATCTGAGTGAAGAGCATCATAGTATTGTAGCATCTAGTGGTATGATAGAAGCTCAGAACATCAGCATTGCTATTTCAAATGAATCCTCAACAGAAAGGCCAAAAGAAACTATGGAAGCAGATGATAGCGGAAATTTAGCACCTCAGAGTGAAACTGCCACTGTGTCAGAGAATTTATCTGATGATGAGCGCACTGGAAAGGGTAAGAGCACTGAATGCCTTACAGATGATAGATTACACTGGGATTTAAATCTTCCAACAGATGCGTGGGGTCAACCTTGTGATGTAGTTGATAAAGTAACCCGAAGATATTCTGATGGAGAAGTCACTGAATCTGTTACAGAGAATGGACATGTTGATGGTGGTAAGGACTACGCGGCAGGCCTGATTGCATCAGATGTGCACATGAATTCTCCATCACCGTCTGGGGCAAAGGCTGAAGCCTCTACTCGAAATGGGAAGGAATGCCAATCTGGTTATGATTCCCAGTTTGAGGATGGAGAGTTGAGGGAACCTTACCCTTGGGAAGAAAACGAGGGTGATAGTGGAGATGTTGAGCAAGTGGATTATGGCTCTGAGCCAGAGAATGAGCGATTCTACTCTTTGGCTGAAATTAATGAGAATAAGCTAGAGGACGTTGAGAAGGGAATCTTGCCAGAGACAAAGTGTGTAGCTGTCAAGTGTGATTCTGGCAATGTGCGTGAAGGAAGTAGTGATGTAGAGAAGCATGTAGTTGTTTGCATGAATGATTCTCATTCCAAAGGATCTTCTCCGTCAAGGAGCTTCGGGTCAAAACAATACAAAGAGTTACCCTCACATGAAAGTATCCAAAGGAGAAG GCCTTATAATTACGAAGAGTCAAATGAGAGGGACGTTGGTCCAAATAAATTTGGGAGAGACAGATCAGGGATGCCTATGCGAAGCAGAAGTCCTGTGAGAGGACAATATGGCGGCTGGAATACCAAGCGTCGCTTTTCCCCACCTAATTACAAAGGTGGTCCATACGGTTTTGGACGTCCGCGTCATAAAACTGCTGAGGATGACCGAGTTATGATGAATGGCTTTGATCAGCCAGGTCCAGGTCCAGGCCCACATGGCTATGTACGTAGGCAGTTCTCAAATGGAGGATACCGGGGTCGGTTCAGTAGGTTTCCAGATGGTGGCGGGACTCGGGATTTCAGAGGCGTAGATCGTCCCTTCCCTCCGGGTGATGCTAATGACTATCCAAGTCGCATGCACAACAACCGGATGAACAATAGGAGAGACAGAAGCAACTCCCCTCCTGTCTTCAGGAGAATGCATGATCCCCAATCACGGTCCAGGTCCAGAAGCCGTTCCCCAGGCTCATGGAACGGGCGGAACAGATCTCCTCCTGGGTTCAGGGGCGATGATAACAGGATGGAGAGAGTGAGGATGCCGTTTCAGAAACGGTTTCCGGTGGATCAAGAGATGGGATTCATGTCGCCGCCAAGAAACCAGCGAAACTCAAGGTTTTTCGATGGCAGAAACAATGATGGTGGTGGGGAGAATCATCACAACAACTTGAGGGGAAGAAAATCCCCGCCAGGAAGGAGTTTTAGACCAGAGCAAAGATTTGACAATATTAGAAGGGTGAATTCGGAAAACAATCACTTCAGACCATTTATGCgccataataataacaataggAGGTTTGGTGATGGTGGGGGAAGTCGAGGAGGTGGGTGTAAATATGAGGGagcggaggaggagaagaatggGAACAGGTATGAGATGGTGCACCGACCTCCTCATCCGCCTCGGCGTTTGGAGGCAATGGAAGATGACGGTGATAACATCCGACGGTTCAGATTAAAcgcagaacaacaacaacaacaacaacaacattctGTTGTTTCCATCAACAATGACAACAATGGAGCGTCATAA